Genomic segment of Leopardus geoffroyi isolate Oge1 chromosome B2, O.geoffroyi_Oge1_pat1.0, whole genome shotgun sequence:
CCTCATCATCTTCCTGAGCCAATGAAGTGATCATTCAGAGACCACGTGTGGCAGTGACAGGTTGGCCAGCTGAAGGCCAAGAGGGAGCCAGAGGCGGGACGCGTCCAGGCGACCGTAGTGCCAGGCCGCGCTCCTCCCCTTGAGGAGCTCGGGGACGCGCAGCCCCGGAGTTCTCCTACCCGGGCGCCGGACCTCTCTGGAGCAGCTGAGCCCCCTGCCGGTCCGTAGCCGGCGGAAGTGAGAGACCGGAAGTTGCGTATCCTCCGGCGCCGACACGGTGCGTCGGGCGAGGCCTTGTGGATCCTGAGGGTACTACTATGGCTTCCAGTGGGGTCGGCGTAAGCGCCCCGGGCGCGGCGAATGAAGCTCCCGAAATTCCGGACAACGTGGGAGATTGGCTTCGGGGCGTCTACCGCTTCGCCACCGACAGGAACGATTTCCGGAGGTAACCGAAGTCCGGGAACTTGTCCCTTTCTGGCCCTCCGCTCCCCTGTACACACCTCCCATACTTCCCATCTTCGCCCAACCTGGTGCCTTTACATTTGCCAGCGTTTTGGCCTCGCAGTGACTCTGGCTGTGCTTTGGAGAGGTCCTTGACTGGGAGAGTTCCTGTGCGGCAAAAGCGATCTTTTCAGTTACTGGGCTGTCTACAGAATCTCACCCTGACCAGGGGGACCCGGGAAGAAGAGGCGCCAGCGCACAGGCTTTTCAGCCCTGGGCGAGTGTTTAATTGGCTTTTGCATTTGATCCCGTTAGACACAGGAACGACTGCCAAGCAAGTAACCACGTGGGTCGTGGCAATCTGCCTTCGTAAAGATCTACCTTCCTGCAGTTCTAGAACAGTCTTTGTGCCCCCGGGAGGTTTTTCCAGGGTGGTGATGGTAAACCTTTACTCGTGGTATGTTTCATTAAAGACAAGTGACTCAGTGAGCACAGGGTtaatcaaatattctttttccagGAACTTGATCCTCAATTTGGGACTTTTTGCTGCAGGCGTTTGGCTGGCCAGGAATTTGAGTGACATCGATCTAATGGCCCCTCAGCCAGGGGTATAGCCAAACAGGTAAGCATTTAACTACTGTTCTGCGTGTCTAGGAGCCCtaaaggcagagagaagcaataatttttatcttctgtttataaaatgaaggagACTTGACATAAGGCCCTTGGCTACTCCTAGTTAAATATGTTTACAGACATTGCAAGAAATTTTGAGTCTCTTCCTAATTTCCCTTCAGGCTTTTACATTTCTAATGCCACCCGTTGTCCTGTCGTCTGATTGCAGACACATGGAACCCCCTGTGCTGTACTCGAGCCTTCCAAAAACAGCCTCCAATCTTTGACCATCACAAGACTTTCCCTGATGGAAGTTGAAGTTTCATTCAGACGGGCACCTTCCCTTCCCGATTGCCTTTTCTTCGTTGAGCCCACTCAGAACTCCATTCTCTGGTCAGCAGTCAGGCTTCAGCCAAAGTGTTGTCCTCTGTTCTATAAAGTTCTGTACATAGGTCCAAAGTTTCTGCAGGGGGTGATTTTTGCTCTTGTCCTGAGGAATAATCTAAtggtattttaacaaatatttggaatAAAGACTGCACGCAAAGacaaatcattttattcttttaataagaaaCTTCGGCTTACAAAAACAAGGTGTAAAAAGTCAAGatttacaaaaatcataaaaacatgaTTTATATTTCACACTCAAAAGAGACAGGAACAAGCCTCAAACATGGATTGTAACAGAGGTGGTTTGCttcatattgaagaaaaaaaaaaaaaagggaactgtAGCCATTGTACTTGATGTGAACATAAGAGGAAActtatttttgaggaatttccatttTTGAGCAGAACTAGAGGAAGAAGCCATTTGGTGTTGCATAGCATTTTAGTGCACCAGGTGGGTTTTCCAGGCACCAAGGGGGCATTGTTGCTGTAATAGAGTGGGATTTGTTGGTAGAAAGAGGGCAGTGATGTGCAGGTGGAGGCAAGGTGTAAGCAAGCCTGGGCAGTGGGCACTAAAGAAACTGCTTGAGGAAGCTGCTTTCTTCCCAAGGAAATGTTTTCTGACCCTAAAAGTCATGGTAGTGCCACTGTCCAGGAGTTTGGAGTTCTTTGGAAATGGAATATGAAAGGAACTGGCATGGAAAAGACTCATGTAGGCTCAGAAAGATGTGGAAATAGAGACAAGTTCCCCATGgccatttttttctacttgttttattctaggtatttttatccttattattttgttttattttaaaagtttatttaagtagtctgtacagccaacatggggctcaaattgaCAATCCCGAGATCAGAGGTCACATgatcttccaactgagccagccaggcaccccatctactaggcatttttaaaaatcctgcttTTCCATGCCAAGTCTCCTGTGGAACTAGTATGGGATTAAAGGACATGAATTGGAAAGGGAGGTCAGTATGAATGCACCACAGTGGCCTAATTGTTAGAGTTGACAGATGTCGAGCAATCTGTTCACAAAAGGTAAATAGGACAAAACAGTCCTTCTTGACCCTACCGGCATAAATCTCATTAAGAAATCTGATTGAGAGTTAgattgtatatgtatttttaaaagcaccattCTCTTGTATTGATTGGGTAGGTCCCACCTGTTAGGGAAGAGTTTGAGCTGTGAATTCAGGCCTGTGGCTAGCTTACCACGAAGCCCTCACCCTCTAAGAATCTACTTATACTGGGACCACAGATGATTTGATAGTTTTGTAACTTACTGGGTGTTAAGATGAGGAAGGGTCATATACATGAGAGCAAGGCTTAGGTTTGAAGCCATCACCTCCCAAATGATGACCAAGAAGGAAAATTTTAAGCCATAGCATAGATTCTAAGCCCGTTCATATCTGTATCAGACCACTAAGACAAATACCAGCACCTCCTGTCCTTCATTGATAGGAAACAGATCCTTGAAGTCGGCAACCCGATCCTACTCACAActgaaaagtctattttaaaaggctttttaaagttgaaaagaaaaatccagcaaTGATGACATGGCAGCTTCCAAAAGCATAATTTACATTTCACTCAAAATTTAATGTTATAGCTTCATTTACTGTTAGTCAGTTTGTAAAGCCATAATACTGGCAGGGTAAAGTTTCATTTAAACTGGCTTCATTCCTCAAGTGTTAAGAATTTAGCAAGTAAAGCTCTCAAGTCTACAATTTCCCAAAGTTTTGATGAACAGTcattaattttgtaaatgaaaatgcTGGCTTTTACCATTCCAACACAACACCCTCCCCAAGGGAAGTCCATTTTACATCGGTGACGTGATATTCAGCCCTGGCTGGTTAACAGGACTATGAAAATCTCTTCTACTACCTATTTagattttaaatggaaacatGCCAGCAGAAGTAAGAAAAGAGTCCACAAAAATGACCATTTGCCTTAATGCCCTAGTGGCTGTGGTGTATTTAGAGCAATGTGTGGGTTGAAAGAATAAAGTAACACTTGGTTCAAGTCAAAGCCCTAGACCAAGAGAATGGTTAAAGGTGGAAGATACAAAACTAAACTCACAGTCATATTTAGAAGGCGCTTTTTAGCTTTAGTGCTGACTTGAAAAAAAGGAACCACCACGAGGGAGGTGCATACTTAcccggtaaaaaaaaaaaaaaaactaagttgcCATGGGAGATTTTGCTCCAAAGGTACAACCTCCTCACCTAATTAGGCCAGTAATTAGGCTGAGGGAACCAGTTATCAAATGTGCTTCAAGTGGTGAGCTTTCTAAACACCCTTTGGTGAAGTCTCATGAGCTCATTGGAAACCTTAAGGTCAGAGTAAAAGGAACAGGCTATAAACAGCCCTGCAGGTGAGCAGACTGGGTCTTCTCCCCTTCCACAGCCACTCAGCACCATTCTAGTCAGCACCTGCCAGGaaaggggctggggcgggggtggctgGGACAGGTTCTTTGAGCCTTCTCTTTTGCATATTACACAGTGCACTGGCTTGCCTTACAATCTCAAGGTTCACACATAGGAGGTTGTGTTCTACACTGCTTCCTGAAATTTTGTGCAAAAGAACTTCAGAACTAATGAAAGTAATACCTCAGGAGGAATCATTTTTGTTTGACTTCTACCCTAAGTTGCCCAGCATTAGAAAAAAAGGCCCTTTCTGAACATTTGTGCTCTCCCAACCAGCTGGAAAGCAACCCTTCCACTTATAAGGTATAACCCGGCAAGGGTATATAGTATATGTTTAGGAAGAGGTAGCACTCCCAGCCTACCCAAAAAGGCCCGAGTTAATGTTTGGAACATAAAAGGAGTGGTGAAAAAGAATAGGGGACATAGTCTGCCTTGGAAAGCAGCCATTTGATGAATAGTGACAAATCCAAAGATTTTGGACATTACAGTAAAATTTCAGAATTTGCTGGTAATAATTATCTTTTACACACATGAAATGAAATGCTTTTACAAAGTCTGATACCAACTGTCCTTTACACTGTACAGACCCATTTGCCACTTAAAATGATACGGAGGCATCCTTTCCCTTACTTAATCTTTTCAATCCCATGCAAACCATAACTGGGTACAAGGCACCAAATGTTATGAATTGTATAAAATTAGTTCACAAAGCTTTATCAATAAGTAGAACAAactccatttccccctccctgcctgcccacccacatcccaccccccaacacccaACCAAGTTTTCATTCTGTCCTACTGTTGACCTCTCTCAGGCTTCTGGGGCCTGGTTAGGGCCATGCCCCACTGCCAGGCCAACCCACTTCACTAGTTCTTGCACTGGGATGGAACTGGAAGCACAGCCAGAGAAGGGAACTTGTACAATCATTGACGCTAGAAGCCTTGccattaaaaccaaaaataaactctgCTATTGAGTCCATAGGACACATTAACACTTCTacagtttctaattttattcatgACATTTTAAGAGACATCTGGAAATTCTTTACAGTGTGGCACTGCCCCCCTCAGCCCGAGAGGGGACTGGATCAAAGCTGGCAAGAGCTCTGCCTGCCATTTAATAAGAGCTTCAGTTCCTGGCTGTTGAGGgcattcctaatttttttttttttttttttttttaaacactagcATGGATGCTCATCTCCGAGGCAACCACAAGGATGAGGGTCAAGCTAGATTGAGGTAAAGATCCTTTTTGAGGGCCAGGGTGCATTCATCTTGGCTGGCTACAGCAGGAAGTAAACACACCAGCCAACTACAAAGGGTTCCTGGAACGGGACTCTAACTACTTGCCTGGGAGAAGCAGGCCCGTAAGGTTCAGTTAGGAGATCTTGGGTTTGATTTGGCAGCATCTAGTCAACTTCTACCtggttcttattttcttctctttagaaTGTTTCGATTTAAAGTAAGATGCAACTAAGAAATCCTTCTACTTCcaatatgcaaataaattaaaGGCAAAGGGACACTTCCCTCACAATAGCCATCGGCTTATGCAGCAGGGAACTCTTTAATAAAAATCTCCATAAATACTAACTTCTCAACAGCGTCTAGTGCTGCTGCCTCTGGGTACCTGAGGTGTCTGTGACTGCAGGGGCACCTTCGAGAGTTTGCAGCTCAGCGAGGACTCTAGTGGTTTCTGG
This window contains:
- the TOMM6 gene encoding mitochondrial import receptor subunit TOM6 homolog translates to MASSGVGVSAPGAANEAPEIPDNVGDWLRGVYRFATDRNDFRRNLILNLGLFAAGVWLARNLSDIDLMAPQPGV